In Haladaptatus paucihalophilus DX253, the following proteins share a genomic window:
- a CDS encoding outer membrane protein assembly factor BamB family protein has translation MFPESPRVSRRQLLTAGGAAALGAWYVRPSLFTNEQSLDPSVPPDAWPMRGRDPSRSGYAPTTSAPTDDVRVAWRTTVGDPHLFQSPTVASDILYALTRHELVALDAATGTERWRFATEGELLQGGPVVVDGQACYRAGVNLYAVSENQARWKFATNSSFDEVLPVGNTIFLASYFGSSDSLIALDASNGIPRWKTPSKYRPLAYADGILVGAGRSRTTLVGLDATNGETRWQLSRPGLPGDIEAAFGNGPVISNGTFYSGAGRLYAVDVREGTVEWTTDATGAVMAANGKTLFRAGEGHVVAVDSTDGSTRWKTSVGRTGENRTSFISGLAVTDTAVYVGAESGLVALDAASGERLFAFEPEEGTGSVGPPAVVGERVYVGIENAVVALEEA, from the coding sequence GTGTTTCCAGAGTCCCCACGGGTTTCACGCCGACAGCTACTCACCGCGGGAGGTGCCGCCGCCCTCGGTGCGTGGTACGTCCGCCCCTCCCTGTTCACGAACGAGCAGTCACTCGACCCGTCGGTTCCGCCTGACGCGTGGCCGATGCGCGGTCGGGACCCCTCCCGGTCGGGATATGCGCCGACGACGAGCGCGCCGACGGACGACGTTCGAGTCGCCTGGCGGACGACCGTCGGCGACCCGCATCTGTTCCAGTCGCCGACCGTCGCGAGCGACATCCTCTACGCCCTCACGCGACACGAGTTGGTCGCGCTCGACGCGGCCACCGGAACGGAGCGGTGGCGGTTCGCTACCGAAGGCGAGCTCCTGCAGGGAGGTCCGGTCGTCGTCGATGGGCAGGCGTGTTATAGGGCAGGAGTGAATTTGTACGCCGTCTCCGAGAACCAAGCACGGTGGAAGTTCGCCACGAACAGCAGTTTCGACGAAGTGCTCCCGGTCGGGAACACGATCTTCCTCGCATCGTACTTCGGTAGTTCCGACTCGCTCATCGCGTTGGATGCATCGAACGGGATTCCTCGCTGGAAAACGCCCAGCAAATATCGACCTCTCGCGTACGCGGACGGTATCCTCGTTGGAGCGGGACGCTCCCGAACCACTCTCGTCGGCCTCGACGCAACGAACGGCGAAACGCGCTGGCAACTGTCACGGCCCGGGCTTCCCGGCGATATCGAAGCGGCGTTCGGGAACGGTCCGGTTATCTCGAACGGAACGTTCTACAGCGGCGCGGGGCGACTCTACGCGGTGGACGTGCGGGAAGGAACGGTCGAATGGACCACCGACGCGACAGGGGCGGTGATGGCGGCGAACGGGAAAACGTTATTCCGCGCCGGAGAGGGACACGTCGTCGCGGTCGATTCGACGGATGGTTCCACGCGCTGGAAGACGTCGGTGGGACGGACGGGGGAGAACCGGACGAGTTTCATCTCTGGCCTCGCGGTCACGGATACCGCCGTGTACGTCGGAGCGGAGTCGGGCCTCGTCGCGCTCGACGCTGCTAGCGGGGAACGGTTGTTCGCGTTCGAACCCGAGGAGGGAACCGGTTCAGTCGGGCCGCCCGCCGTCGTCGGAGAGCGGGTGTACGTCGGCATCGAAAACGCGGTGGTCGCGTTGGAGGAAGCATGA
- a CDS encoding Eco57I restriction-modification methylase domain-containing protein encodes MCDDRTQVVRRHLDDGLSLGTFEQESRPTEEAATRFFRTLFVQLLDFEATPSSLGDTPWQDLPVSEWSSASRTMAARVLAKAGSFRVVYVELEELTRTAERSVVRDLADSNRSEAWGGSGSFVAVFHAPDADVWHLVTPYEDGIGDITTGRPVLRRYVLGAGETHRTVASALAGLNATESGLADRIHDAFRLEPVTKRFYEEYTEVFDTLRTELREKGVSETAADQGAHLTLNRLSFFYFLQKTGRLGGRTDFLPWFLRQYERSDDVDCFHEKWLSALFGRVHQPDGTPADTTASNDTAVSDSTVLSDSSALPDSAPFPNSLTFRGPVADALSERPELDGGLFRSDVVETEGAFLSDATLRSVIRDFFEEYPFTLAEERPDDIDVAVSPRILGTIYESFIAERERDEAGIFYTPRTEVDLLCRTALYEQFRDRLDIDEADAERRLVEFVFGDPLDWNPEPAEPTDELESVLRSLDIVDPACGGGAFLIGMTEILTELYRKLGYDGAYGLKKRVLSENVSGVDIKPWAIHVAEMRLWLSLLRSEDGCPDDTHPDATRSADSHHGATHSAETHPGDTHHGAPCPDVHSLFPDLSFDLLVGDTLVQNASADEHLPFEQLRHCADEGDDTGGELERERRELVDRKTRFFEGELDDPTLVEAQRTNLVLAALERATDRQSASSTSATATLDGIERLRERVESDDGDGFVWELDFPAVMTTGGFDIVIGNPPYVRHENISPPNLHQFGPDATTATMSPATTTTATDAFRTDASRESKSAYKRALGEFVERRFDIAPYKTSDLYLYFYFRSMDVLREGGTLSFVTSNAWLDVDYGVRLQEFLLSEGDVRYLFESRARRTFEEADVNTVLSVVNRNSSGRLSNAVEFVAAYTEYDRFVSGDTLESVLVGSGTGSSLPFHDERLTIKTGDGWRSIGVPESALWRLGSASTTTDEADGWVRPRGDYRSGKWGKYTRAPTVFFDIVGNADPELVPLGSRCAVQRGTRTGANQFFYLPSDYYDARPEGDSLVLTATGEWPDGGYATELEIPRSYWMHATADGWEPNLVLKTSKSFETPIFDPESLEPGRGLRYVLRIDELRDELDGDVAEYVRWGEEYDPSRDDIGRKRTPFPSSVSSRGVGWYDLTEDLQRGDVLPMKSIDLRHAYWFPTHQTWIDNRLHGIEVPGGERNRRFVAGLLNSTYGALAAEVNGRVNLGQGALDIATDDHRRTPIPRPNAVDDQLKADIATRFEQLGARPIASIFDELGTSDPESVSFERVAPDRLELDRLVVRDLLGFDEAVHRDLYRGVVKLARQRVEKADGV; translated from the coding sequence ATGTGTGACGACCGAACGCAGGTCGTTCGTCGCCACCTCGACGACGGGCTATCGCTCGGAACGTTCGAGCAGGAATCCCGTCCGACCGAGGAGGCAGCGACTCGGTTCTTTCGGACCCTCTTCGTGCAGCTACTCGACTTCGAAGCGACGCCCTCGTCGCTCGGCGATACTCCGTGGCAGGACCTTCCGGTCAGCGAATGGTCGAGTGCATCGCGGACGATGGCCGCTCGCGTGCTTGCGAAAGCCGGGTCGTTTCGGGTGGTCTACGTGGAACTGGAGGAACTCACGCGGACCGCCGAGCGAAGCGTCGTCCGTGACCTCGCCGATTCCAACCGTTCGGAAGCGTGGGGCGGTAGCGGTTCCTTCGTGGCCGTTTTCCACGCTCCGGACGCCGACGTTTGGCATCTCGTGACGCCGTACGAGGACGGAATCGGTGACATCACCACCGGCCGACCCGTTCTCCGGCGGTACGTCCTCGGAGCGGGCGAAACGCACCGAACCGTCGCCAGCGCGCTGGCGGGACTGAACGCGACCGAGAGCGGTCTCGCCGACCGAATTCACGACGCCTTCCGTCTCGAGCCGGTCACGAAGCGGTTCTACGAGGAGTACACGGAGGTGTTCGATACCCTTCGCACCGAACTCCGGGAGAAGGGAGTGTCGGAGACCGCGGCCGACCAGGGTGCGCACCTCACGCTGAATCGGCTGTCGTTTTTCTATTTCCTGCAAAAAACGGGGCGACTCGGCGGGCGAACGGACTTCCTCCCGTGGTTCCTCCGGCAGTACGAACGCTCCGACGATGTGGACTGCTTCCACGAAAAATGGCTTTCCGCGCTCTTCGGTCGCGTTCATCAACCCGACGGGACGCCCGCCGATACGACAGCTTCCAATGATACCGCAGTATCGGATTCGACGGTACTTTCCGACTCCTCGGCACTTCCCGACTCCGCGCCGTTCCCCAACTCCTTGACGTTCCGCGGTCCGGTCGCCGACGCTCTTTCCGAACGTCCGGAACTCGATGGCGGACTCTTCCGGTCGGATGTCGTCGAGACGGAGGGCGCTTTCCTCTCGGATGCCACCTTGCGCTCCGTCATCCGTGACTTCTTCGAGGAGTATCCCTTCACGCTCGCCGAGGAGCGACCGGACGACATCGACGTCGCGGTCTCTCCCCGGATACTGGGGACGATTTACGAATCGTTCATCGCCGAGCGGGAACGCGACGAGGCGGGTATCTTCTACACGCCACGTACCGAGGTGGACCTGCTGTGCCGGACGGCGCTGTACGAACAGTTCCGCGACCGACTCGACATCGATGAGGCGGACGCCGAACGGCGTCTGGTCGAGTTCGTCTTCGGCGACCCCCTCGATTGGAACCCCGAACCCGCCGAACCGACCGATGAATTGGAGTCCGTCCTGCGCTCGCTCGACATCGTGGATCCCGCGTGTGGCGGGGGTGCGTTCCTCATCGGGATGACGGAGATTCTCACCGAACTCTACCGAAAACTCGGCTACGATGGGGCGTACGGGTTGAAAAAGCGAGTCCTCTCCGAGAACGTCTCCGGCGTCGATATCAAACCGTGGGCGATTCACGTCGCGGAGATGCGTCTCTGGCTCTCGTTGCTCCGATCCGAAGACGGTTGCCCAGACGATACCCATCCCGACGCTACTCGTTCCGCCGATAGCCATCATGGAGCTACTCATTCCGCCGAGACTCATCCCGGCGATACCCATCATGGCGCTCCCTGTCCCGATGTGCACTCTCTCTTTCCCGACCTCTCGTTCGACCTGCTGGTCGGCGACACGCTGGTCCAGAACGCCAGCGCTGACGAGCACCTTCCCTTCGAGCAACTCCGTCACTGCGCCGATGAAGGGGACGATACGGGAGGGGAACTCGAGCGGGAACGCCGCGAGTTAGTGGACCGAAAGACCCGATTTTTCGAGGGAGAACTCGACGACCCGACGCTCGTCGAAGCACAGCGAACGAATCTAGTCCTCGCCGCCCTGGAGCGGGCCACCGACCGGCAGTCGGCGTCCTCGACGAGCGCGACCGCCACGCTCGACGGAATCGAACGGCTTCGGGAGCGGGTCGAGTCGGACGACGGAGACGGGTTCGTCTGGGAACTCGATTTCCCGGCCGTGATGACGACCGGCGGGTTCGATATCGTCATCGGCAACCCGCCATACGTTCGCCACGAAAACATCTCCCCACCGAACCTCCACCAGTTCGGTCCCGACGCGACGACCGCCACCATGTCCCCTGCCACCACGACCACCGCTACCGATGCGTTCCGCACCGATGCGTCCCGCGAGTCGAAGTCGGCGTACAAACGAGCGCTCGGCGAGTTCGTCGAACGGCGGTTCGACATCGCGCCGTACAAGACGAGTGACCTGTACCTGTACTTCTATTTCCGCTCGATGGACGTGCTTCGGGAGGGTGGCACGCTGTCGTTCGTCACCTCGAACGCGTGGTTGGACGTCGATTACGGCGTTCGATTACAGGAATTCCTGCTCTCCGAGGGTGACGTCCGCTATCTCTTCGAGAGCCGCGCCCGGCGGACGTTCGAAGAGGCGGACGTCAACACCGTTCTCTCCGTCGTAAATCGGAATTCCTCCGGCCGATTGTCGAACGCCGTCGAGTTCGTGGCGGCGTACACGGAGTACGACCGATTCGTCTCCGGGGATACCCTCGAATCCGTCCTCGTCGGGTCGGGAACTGGTTCTTCTCTCCCCTTCCACGACGAACGGCTGACGATCAAAACCGGTGACGGGTGGCGGTCCATCGGCGTTCCCGAATCCGCGCTGTGGCGGCTCGGCAGTGCGAGTACGACCACCGACGAGGCCGACGGGTGGGTGCGACCGCGGGGGGACTACCGTTCGGGCAAGTGGGGAAAATACACCAGAGCGCCGACGGTCTTCTTCGATATCGTGGGCAATGCGGACCCTGAACTGGTCCCGCTCGGCTCCCGTTGTGCCGTCCAGCGGGGGACCCGAACCGGCGCGAACCAGTTTTTCTACCTCCCCAGCGACTACTACGACGCGCGTCCGGAGGGGGACTCCCTCGTTCTGACGGCCACCGGCGAGTGGCCCGACGGCGGCTACGCGACGGAACTGGAGATACCGCGGTCGTACTGGATGCACGCGACGGCGGACGGATGGGAGCCGAACCTCGTGTTGAAAACGTCGAAATCGTTCGAGACGCCGATTTTCGACCCCGAATCGCTCGAACCGGGTCGGGGGCTCCGATACGTCCTCCGCATCGACGAGCTGCGGGACGAACTGGACGGGGACGTCGCCGAGTACGTCCGCTGGGGCGAGGAGTACGACCCGAGCCGGGACGATATCGGACGCAAACGCACGCCGTTCCCGTCCTCGGTTTCGAGCCGTGGTGTCGGGTGGTACGACCTCACCGAGGACCTCCAGCGCGGGGACGTACTCCCGATGAAGAGTATCGACCTCCGCCACGCCTACTGGTTTCCGACCCATCAAACGTGGATCGACAACCGCCTTCACGGAATCGAAGTTCCCGGCGGCGAACGGAACCGGCGGTTCGTCGCGGGACTGCTCAATTCGACGTACGGCGCGCTCGCCGCGGAGGTAAACGGCCGCGTGAATCTGGGGCAGGGCGCGCTGGACATCGCGACCGACGACCACAGAAGGACGCCGATTCCGCGCCCGAATGCCGTTGATGACCAGTTGAAAGCCGATATCGCGACGCGGTTCGAGCAACTCGGTGCCCGTCCCATCGCGTCCATCTTCGACGAACTGGGAACCTCCGACCCGGAATCGGTATCGTTCGAGCGCGTCGCTCCCGACCGACTCGAACTCGACCGGCTTGTGGTCCGGGACCTCCTCGGATTCGACGAGGCGGTCCACCGGGACCTCTATCGGGGCGTCGTCAAACTCGCTCGACAGCGAGTCGAGAAGGCCGACGGCGTGTGA
- a CDS encoding high-potential iron-sulfur protein — MDRSTRLSRRRLLRGLGASPAVALAGCLGGPSGDEPADPVPKPYRTATAQGGTARNPDALRSKGGVNYHAAQGTATCANCIHYVPDKNGDDLGACAVVKGDIEPDAWCTLYARYDGG; from the coding sequence ATGGACCGTTCGACTCGTCTCTCTCGACGGCGACTGCTTCGAGGGCTCGGGGCCTCCCCCGCGGTAGCGCTCGCGGGCTGTCTCGGCGGCCCGTCCGGCGACGAACCGGCCGACCCCGTTCCGAAACCGTATCGAACCGCGACGGCGCAGGGCGGAACCGCTCGGAACCCGGACGCGCTCCGGTCGAAGGGCGGCGTCAACTACCACGCCGCACAAGGAACCGCGACCTGTGCAAACTGCATTCACTACGTCCCCGACAAGAACGGCGACGACCTCGGCGCGTGCGCCGTCGTCAAAGGGGATATCGAACCCGACGCGTGGTGTACGCTCTACGCCCGGTACGACGGTGGCTGA
- a CDS encoding nitrous oxide reductase accessory protein NosL — MGRKDQSGTEGKFDRRTVLKTGALGAGIALAGCLGGGPGDDGGETVAATMSQTGTTNDGETRTEDGTETEEGESERDDETTDGETSHGDTAEGTPETPAKDEKCAVCNMKVAMYPKYNAQLQRTDGERVHFCSTGCLVAYVEKPSQFDDDASPDDIGTKWVHDHESKELVSVADEYFVLEMNAEHVDDPMMKNPLAFSTESAAKAYVEGYDDLSTDDIVRFDAFTLETAKQYRGRFF; from the coding sequence ATGGGACGAAAGGACCAGTCAGGAACCGAAGGAAAATTCGACCGTCGGACAGTGCTGAAAACGGGTGCGCTCGGCGCGGGAATCGCTCTCGCGGGGTGTCTCGGCGGCGGACCGGGCGATGACGGCGGCGAGACGGTCGCGGCGACGATGAGTCAAACGGGTACGACGAACGACGGGGAGACTCGAACGGAGGACGGAACGGAAACGGAGGAAGGAGAGTCGGAACGAGACGACGAGACGACGGATGGTGAAACGTCCCACGGGGACACCGCCGAGGGAACCCCCGAAACGCCCGCGAAGGACGAGAAATGCGCCGTCTGTAACATGAAAGTCGCGATGTATCCGAAGTACAACGCGCAGTTGCAGCGGACGGACGGCGAGCGCGTCCACTTCTGTTCGACGGGGTGTTTGGTCGCCTACGTCGAAAAGCCGAGTCAGTTCGACGACGACGCGTCCCCCGATGACATCGGGACGAAGTGGGTTCACGACCACGAGTCGAAAGAACTCGTCAGTGTCGCCGACGAGTACTTCGTTCTCGAAATGAACGCCGAGCACGTCGACGACCCGATGATGAAAAACCCGCTCGCGTTTTCGACCGAGAGCGCCGCGAAAGCGTACGTCGAGGGGTACGACGACCTCTCGACGGACGACATCGTTCGGTTCGATGCGTTCACCCTCGAAACCGCGAAACAGTATCGAGGTCGATTCTTCTAG
- a CDS encoding NosD domain-containing protein, which translates to MFRRVTALGVVLIIATTAIGVGSFAADTTATPEPVAFHETVSAGLSSTAIEESRERDLLVPQVEVFYSGYRYVLGYYGVSAYARVSQLPETTQRYGTPIAVYVSDLSTVSLRTTEDGYLAHDGTPDWVRADRAFFVRDSDGRTMAGPAVPAFSDRTDAERFASAHGGRVVRWETAVETVGTADDRRAGADASSKRAGADRDVRATAGYRDRPTSVVVGRDAPTIAAAIDRAPANTTVFVPPGTYEGNVTIRKPVTLRGAPGATVRGNDSTGVVTVRADRAAVVGLSITGTESGAGSDSSGWVGSDRGWDSWVKNAYADSSAAMRVDDADATLIADVTVTTPDTGVFVTNSTDAVVTNLTLHGSDDRYEGGMGVMWMYSNGVVQNSRFLDGRDSVATHRADGLVVRNNTMTGGRIGVHLMYTSGTLVANNTMRDQRRSGISVMTKPTNTTVVDNRVAGADIGISVAGSRAYVARNIVANNTYGFEVTTSHSIYEENVVYGNRIGAQATDLLASNSVSNNDFVSNERHAASTYSTLHVWTYDGVGNYWSGAPGRTAGDRLDRSFSPTDPVGRRLATMPAVRVVAESPGYRLTRFLRGTVPGMRTDGVVDRRPLSHPTNPDRISRAEQFADRTAVAHDSANRTAIAYDS; encoded by the coding sequence GTGTTTCGACGTGTGACGGCGCTCGGTGTCGTGCTCATCATCGCAACGACCGCCATCGGGGTCGGCTCGTTCGCCGCCGATACGACGGCGACACCCGAACCGGTGGCGTTCCACGAAACGGTCTCGGCCGGTCTCTCGTCGACCGCCATCGAGGAGAGCCGCGAGCGGGACCTATTGGTGCCGCAGGTCGAGGTCTTCTACTCGGGCTATCGGTACGTGCTGGGATACTACGGCGTCTCGGCGTACGCGCGAGTATCGCAGCTTCCGGAGACGACACAGCGGTACGGGACGCCCATCGCCGTCTACGTGAGCGACCTCTCGACGGTTTCGCTTCGCACGACCGAGGACGGCTATCTCGCGCACGACGGCACTCCCGACTGGGTTCGCGCCGACCGGGCGTTCTTCGTCCGCGACAGCGACGGCAGGACGATGGCCGGACCGGCCGTCCCCGCGTTCAGCGACCGAACCGACGCGGAACGGTTCGCGTCGGCCCACGGCGGTCGCGTCGTTCGGTGGGAGACCGCCGTCGAGACGGTCGGGACGGCGGATGACCGCCGCGCGGGAGCGGACGCGTCGTCCAAGCGCGCCGGAGCGGACCGGGACGTGCGAGCGACGGCGGGCTATCGGGACCGGCCGACGTCCGTCGTCGTCGGCCGCGACGCGCCGACAATCGCCGCGGCAATCGACCGAGCGCCCGCCAACACGACGGTGTTCGTTCCCCCCGGCACCTACGAGGGGAACGTGACCATCCGCAAACCCGTCACGCTCCGAGGGGCGCCGGGTGCGACAGTCCGCGGTAACGACTCGACGGGTGTCGTTACCGTTCGTGCTGACCGCGCCGCGGTCGTCGGACTCTCCATCACCGGAACCGAGTCCGGGGCCGGGTCCGACTCGTCCGGGTGGGTCGGCAGCGATCGCGGATGGGATTCGTGGGTGAAAAACGCCTACGCGGACAGCAGCGCGGCCATGCGAGTTGACGACGCCGACGCAACGCTGATCGCCGACGTGACGGTCACGACGCCGGATACCGGCGTTTTTGTCACGAACAGCACCGATGCCGTCGTCACGAACCTCACGCTTCACGGGAGCGACGACCGGTACGAGGGCGGCATGGGCGTCATGTGGATGTACTCGAACGGGGTCGTCCAGAACTCGCGGTTTCTCGACGGCCGCGACAGCGTTGCCACCCATCGCGCGGACGGACTCGTCGTCAGGAACAACACGATGACCGGGGGACGCATCGGCGTTCACCTGATGTACACCTCCGGGACGCTCGTGGCGAACAACACCATGCGCGACCAGCGACGCTCGGGAATCAGCGTGATGACGAAACCGACGAACACCACGGTCGTCGATAACAGGGTGGCGGGAGCCGACATCGGAATTTCAGTCGCCGGAAGTCGGGCCTACGTCGCGCGCAACATCGTGGCGAACAACACGTACGGTTTCGAGGTGACGACCAGCCACTCGATTTACGAGGAGAACGTCGTCTACGGAAACCGAATCGGCGCACAAGCGACCGACCTCCTCGCGTCGAACTCGGTTTCGAACAACGATTTCGTCTCAAACGAGCGCCACGCGGCCTCGACGTACAGCACGTTGCACGTCTGGACGTACGATGGCGTCGGTAACTACTGGAGCGGCGCGCCCGGCAGAACCGCGGGGGACCGCCTCGACCGCTCGTTTTCACCGACGGACCCGGTCGGACGGCGACTCGCCACGATGCCTGCCGTTCGCGTGGTGGCGGAGTCGCCGGGGTATCGACTGACGCGGTTCCTCCGCGGAACCGTGCCCGGGATGCGCACCGACGGCGTGGTGGACCGTCGTCCGCTCTCGCACCCGACCAACCCCGACCGGATTTCCCGCGCGGAACAGTTCGCCGACCGAACCGCGGTTGCGCACGACTCAGCCAACCGAACCGCGATTGCATACGACTCATGA
- a CDS encoding ABC transporter ATP-binding protein, with the protein MTTTHPDLPNAVEQSATDDAGPRESTERSAVTAADVTKRFGDVAVLSGVSLTVPTGTVTALIGPNGSGKTTLLRTLSGLIEPTEGDITRPENRGRAIGYLPQTPSFRGQLTVEETVAAYAAIVGEDDVTSTLARVGLESARDRRASNLSGGMTRLLGIATALLGSPPLVVLDEPTSGLDPSMSERVFDIANRVAADGTAVLLSSHDLELVAERSDHVVALRRGEVATSGRIESVTDDEGSLRTLFDDLVADHEGHVAVRSAGGDA; encoded by the coding sequence ATGACGACGACGCACCCCGACCTTCCGAACGCTGTCGAACAGTCCGCGACCGACGATGCGGGACCCCGCGAATCCACGGAACGCTCCGCGGTCACCGCTGCCGACGTCACGAAACGCTTCGGGGACGTCGCCGTGTTGTCCGGCGTTTCCCTCACGGTGCCGACGGGAACCGTAACCGCGCTCATCGGGCCGAACGGGTCCGGGAAGACGACGCTGCTTCGCACCCTCTCCGGCCTCATCGAACCGACCGAAGGGGACATTACGCGTCCCGAGAACCGGGGACGGGCAATCGGCTACCTTCCACAGACGCCCTCGTTCCGGGGTCAACTGACGGTCGAGGAGACGGTCGCGGCGTACGCCGCCATCGTCGGCGAGGACGACGTGACATCGACGCTCGCTCGCGTCGGACTGGAATCCGCCCGCGACCGACGCGCGTCGAACCTCTCCGGCGGCATGACGCGGTTACTCGGAATCGCCACGGCGCTCCTCGGCTCGCCGCCGCTCGTCGTCCTCGACGAACCGACCAGCGGCCTCGACCCGTCCATGAGCGAGCGCGTCTTCGATATCGCGAACCGGGTCGCGGCGGACGGGACGGCCGTCCTGTTGAGTTCGCACGACCTCGAACTCGTGGCGGAACGCTCTGACCACGTGGTGGCGCTCCGACGCGGGGAGGTTGCGACGAGCGGGCGTATCGAGAGCGTCACCGACGACGAGGGGTCGCTCCGCACGCTGTTCGACGACCTCGTTGCGGACCACGAAGGTCACGTCGCGGTTCGAAGCGCCGGAGGGGACGCATGA
- a CDS encoding ABC transporter permease, which produces MSDETATATQRPTRADRGLGLRAAGPVFRRELTTIRRSRAYLGLAGGFAVAVVGLTLLGGGVTVGYVPMIIDLLTYVEVLVPVVAFALGYRAVLDDRISGELAVLRTFPLPRAAYVVGVVAARLCALVVLLTVPLALVGAIAFLRPEPAEYLFATTSGADSPVLYVRFVSLTLLYGIVNLVGGIAVSATARSVRTGVVVAVISVVTLSLGFDLFVLSGLAEGMLGERTLAAALALGPASAYRALVMTTVIGATTSGVTTIPPLFPTVALLAWAAVLLAVAIRRVW; this is translated from the coding sequence ATGAGCGACGAGACGGCGACGGCCACGCAACGGCCGACGCGCGCCGACCGCGGCCTCGGACTCCGCGCTGCGGGGCCGGTCTTCCGCCGCGAACTGACGACCATCCGACGAAGCCGCGCCTATCTCGGGTTGGCGGGCGGATTCGCCGTCGCCGTCGTCGGACTCACGCTTCTGGGCGGCGGCGTCACGGTCGGGTACGTGCCCATGATAATCGACCTCCTGACCTACGTCGAGGTGTTGGTCCCGGTGGTCGCGTTCGCGCTCGGCTACCGCGCCGTGCTCGACGACCGAATCAGCGGCGAACTCGCCGTACTGCGGACGTTTCCGCTCCCGCGGGCGGCCTACGTCGTCGGCGTCGTGGCGGCGCGACTGTGCGCGCTGGTCGTGCTCCTCACCGTGCCGCTCGCGCTCGTCGGCGCGATAGCGTTCCTTCGGCCGGAACCCGCCGAATACCTGTTCGCCACGACGAGCGGTGCCGATTCACCCGTTCTCTACGTCCGGTTCGTTTCGCTGACGCTCCTCTACGGTATCGTGAACCTCGTGGGCGGTATCGCCGTCTCCGCGACCGCTCGTTCGGTTCGCACGGGCGTCGTCGTCGCCGTCATCTCGGTCGTGACGCTCTCACTTGGCTTCGACCTGTTCGTGCTCAGCGGACTCGCGGAGGGGATGCTCGGGGAGCGAACGCTCGCGGCCGCCCTCGCGCTCGGTCCGGCCAGCGCGTATCGCGCGCTCGTGATGACGACCGTCATCGGTGCGACGACGAGCGGCGTGACGACGATTCCTCCCCTCTTTCCGACCGTGGCGCTTCTCGCGTGGGCAGCAGTTTTGCTCGCCGTCGCCATCCGTCGGGTTTGGTAG
- a CDS encoding nitrous oxide reductase accessory protein NosL: MTKLRPAASRRAVLVGAGTTGAALLAGCLGSGNGKSVEPIALTGTKQCETCGMVLEQHPGPKAQFFYRDEGPEHDGPAWFCSAWEGFQYDMRASDRDWTRREGFITDYSAVDYEVFSDGGDQFISSHLQEESFSPVSELVYVVGSDVVGAMGDDLLPFGERADADAFADEYGGDVIDYDAVTPRLIGQIGR; the protein is encoded by the coding sequence ATGACGAAGCTTCGACCCGCGGCGTCGCGGCGGGCGGTCCTCGTAGGTGCTGGAACGACGGGAGCCGCCCTCCTCGCCGGGTGTCTCGGGAGCGGAAACGGGAAATCGGTGGAGCCGATAGCGCTGACGGGGACGAAACAGTGTGAGACCTGCGGGATGGTTCTTGAGCAACATCCCGGCCCGAAAGCGCAGTTCTTCTATCGGGACGAGGGACCCGAGCACGACGGTCCCGCGTGGTTCTGCAGCGCGTGGGAGGGATTTCAGTACGATATGCGAGCGAGCGACCGCGACTGGACGCGACGGGAGGGGTTCATCACGGACTATTCGGCCGTGGACTACGAGGTGTTCTCCGACGGCGGCGACCAATTCATCTCCTCGCATCTCCAAGAAGAGTCGTTCTCGCCCGTCAGCGAACTGGTCTACGTCGTCGGGAGCGACGTCGTTGGCGCGATGGGCGACGACCTGTTACCGTTCGGCGAGCGCGCGGACGCCGACGCGTTCGCGGACGAGTACGGCGGTGACGTCATCGACTATGACGCGGTGACGCCGCGGCTCATCGGCCAAATCGGTCGCTAA